ACGACCACCCAGTCGCCGGCCAGCCGGGCCTGGTATTTACCGTCCCGGGTGAGCTGGGCGCCAGCGAGTCTCCGACGGGCCAGGTCGAACTCAGGACTGGGCGGCGCCGCGCTAGGTCGTCGCTAGGAGTTGTCGAGGTGTCGGTACCTGTCCTTGGACAGCGGCCTCGCCTACCTCGGACGACCGGCCCCATCAGCCCGCGCCTGCATTGTTAGTCGTCGTCTTCCTTGCCGCGCTCCTGCGAGTATTCAGCGAGTAGGTCCTGCAGGCGGGTGACGGTGTCGGCGCTGATCCGGCCCCGGTCGGCCGCCTCGGCAATACGCTCGCTGAGTTCGCGGATTCGTTTGGTCCGGTCCTTGGGCTTGCCTCGGTGGAGGCCGGCGAGCTTGTCGCGCAGCTCGTCGGCCGTCTCTCGGTCGATCTCGTTGCGGCTTTCCGCGTTATCGATCACCGCCGCCAGCTGCGCGGCCAACTGTCGCAGGCTGATCGGGGTGAGCTTGCCGGTCGTTGGTCCGGCGCTATCCGAATCCGGCGACGTGCTCGGCACGGGCTGCTCGACGGGTGTGACGACGACCGGCCCTTCGACGGGCCGACTGTCGGGTTCGTCGCCGAGGGAGAGCATCCCGGCCAGCCCAACGACGAGGGCGATGCCGGCCGCGACGAGCACCGTATATAGCCGCTTCGACTGAGTCGGCGAACGGCCCGGCGACGCGGGGCGCACCAGCCGCGCTACCGGGGAACGGTCGATGAGAGTCGGCGGGTGAGCGGGTGCCGTCACCCGGGCGGTCGCGCGTCCGGTCGGCAGGGTGGGCAGGATGGCGGTGGGCGGGTTGGTCGGCCGGCCGACGTCGAGCCGGCTGGCTAGCTGCGCTGCGGTGGGGCGGCGGGCCGGGTCGGTGGCGAGGCAGGCCAGGGTCAGCTCGGCGATGTCGGGCGGCAGCCCGGGGATCCGCGGGGGCGGCACCGGCGGGTGCCCGGCGTGCACCTGCAGCGCGTCCTCCCAGGTCTGCACGGGCAGCGGGGCCCGGCCGGTGAGGGTGCGGTAGAGCAGCGCACCGAGGGCGTAGACGTCGCTGGCCGGGTTCGGCGGCCCGGGCCGCATCCGCTCCGGGGCGAAGTACGCGGGCGTGCCCATCAGCAGCTCGCCGGTCTGCCCCGCCCGCGGGTGATGGGGCCCGGCGAGCGCGGCGATGCCGAAGTCGAGCACCTTGGCGCCGGTCTCGGTGAGCATGACGTTGCCGGGCTTGACGTCGCGGTGCACCACGCCGATGCGGTGGGCGGCGGCGAGCGCCGCGGCGGCCTGCCCGGCCATCCGGACCGCCTCCGGCCAGGGCAGCGGCCCGGCGGCGAGCCGGTCGGCGAGGCTGCGCCCCTCGACCAGCTCCATCACCAGGTACGGCACGACGATGCCGCCGTCCAGGGCCGCCTCGCCGTAGTCGTACACCTGGGTGACGTGCGGGTGGGTGAGCCGCGCGGCGGCGCGGGCCTCGCGCTGGATGGTGGCCCGCAGCTGCGGGTCGGTGGCGAACTCGCGGGTGAGGGCCTTGACCGCGACGGGGCGGTGCAGCACCTCGTCGTCGGCGCGCCACACCTCGGACATCCCGCCGAGGCCGATGCGCTCGCGCAGGACGTAACGGTCGTGCAACCGCAGGGTGGGCGAGAACGGCGACATAGCCGTTCAGTTTGCCTGGCTCGCCCGACCGGCTACCGACCGCCGTGCCCCAGTCCCGCCCCGCCGCACCTGCCCGGCCAAATCCCGGGGCTGCGGAAGTTTCCGTGTTTTTACTTGGGTTCGTTGGACGGGCTTGGGCATCACTAGGTGCGCGTCATGCCCTTCCGTAGCCCAAGCTAGCCGTATGCAGGATCCTGCCGTCGCGGTACGGGTTGGTCTGGCGGGCTGTCGGAGGGTCAGGCGGGTGTAGCGGGTAGGCAGAGGGGCGTACCCGTAGTGGGGTCCTGGCACAGGTAGCGGTCACCTTCGTGCATCCATCCCCACAGCGACTCCTGGAACAGGGGTTGCCCACAGTGCCGGCACGCCACAGTTTGCTGCTGTTGTGGCGTCTTTGCTGGTGCCTGGCGGACCGGGCGGGGTACGTCATTCATCGTGGTTGCCCCAGTACGGCATCGGAGGGTTGAGTGGCTGGGCGGGTTTGCGGCCTGGGTCGGGTCTCTCACATGCTGAGGGCGACGACCAGCAGTGCGAGGGCTCCAGTGAGCAGGGTGATTCCCTCGAGCAGCACGTAGGGCCGCCACTGGGCGGTGTGCCAAGTCGTGACGGGCGGTGGGTGGGCCAGGTTCGTTCCTGGCGGTCGGGTGGACACCGTCCGGGAGTTCAGTAGGGGCCACTTCGCTGGTGGGTGCTGCGCTCGGGACCTCGTCATGCTGTCTCCGCGTATATCGGTGTCAGAGCCCGGGCGGCCCTCCGGAGGGTCGGGGGGAGGAGGGGCGAAGAACCGCCCGGGCGTGAAGGCCGTTCGGCCTTTCATTTCTATAGGCGATGCGCGGACGGTCCACA
The nucleotide sequence above comes from Micromonospora sp. M71_S20. Encoded proteins:
- a CDS encoding serine/threonine-protein kinase, whose product is MSPFSPTLRLHDRYVLRERIGLGGMSEVWRADDEVLHRPVAVKALTREFATDPQLRATIQREARAAARLTHPHVTQVYDYGEAALDGGIVVPYLVMELVEGRSLADRLAAGPLPWPEAVRMAGQAAAALAAAHRIGVVHRDVKPGNVMLTETGAKVLDFGIAALAGPHHPRAGQTGELLMGTPAYFAPERMRPGPPNPASDVYALGALLYRTLTGRAPLPVQTWEDALQVHAGHPPVPPPRIPGLPPDIAELTLACLATDPARRPTAAQLASRLDVGRPTNPPTAILPTLPTGRATARVTAPAHPPTLIDRSPVARLVRPASPGRSPTQSKRLYTVLVAAGIALVVGLAGMLSLGDEPDSRPVEGPVVVTPVEQPVPSTSPDSDSAGPTTGKLTPISLRQLAAQLAAVIDNAESRNEIDRETADELRDKLAGLHRGKPKDRTKRIRELSERIAEAADRGRISADTVTRLQDLLAEYSQERGKEDDD